A region from the Colius striatus isolate bColStr4 chromosome 12, bColStr4.1.hap1, whole genome shotgun sequence genome encodes:
- the SMC4 gene encoding structural maintenance of chromosomes protein 4 isoform X3 — protein MMKPKGQTEHDEGMLEYLEDLIGSARLKEPIQTLCHRVELLNEQRGEKLNRVKMVEKEKDALEGEKNEAIEFLCLENKVFKEKNHICQYYIHDLKKRISDLETQKEKINEEKKEINEKSSKLADEMKTKNKAVKDLEKKISKIAKFVEENKEKFTQLDLQDVKVRENLKHTKSKAKKLEKQLQKDKEKVEELKSVPSSCEKAIREATSKKELLEQAKEKEEEKLKQVMDNLKDETRGLQEEKEGKEKELIEFSKAVNEARSKMDLAQSELDIYLSRHNTAVSQLNEANEALVTASETLKKRKAVIKELEKTLPQAEQELKEKENLLEKLGREESGARDLIRDLRQKVEEAKSSLAQSHSRGKVLEALLQQKKCGNIPGLYGRLGDLGAINEKYDVAVSSCCGALDYIVVDTIDTAQHCVNFLKAEGIGVATFLALDKMAVWEKKMQKISTPENVPRLFDMVTVKDEKMRQAFYFALQDTLVASNLEEATRIAFQKEKRWRVVTLQGQIIEQSGTMTGGGVKVKKGRMGSSVVMDVSEKEINEMESQLQRNSKRAVQCKEEKLQLEEAVEKLQQDVREMRSTLKKYTASIQHLCDQEIHLKTQVKTFEANVIAAAPDKVKQKELERALSGYKEDYSGLAEAAGKMESEVKRLHNLILEINSNKLKAQQDKLDKINKEIDECTSSITKAKVAAKTADRNLKKSEDSVLRTEKEIEVNEKAIKDLTEELTTLEDKATEVMNECRQAEEALPVAQEQHRSLLREIEALQDDEHTLQKEALNVKLKIEQIDSHISAHQSKVKYWHKEMSKLSLHPIEDKPPEELPVLSQEELEAIKDPDVITNQIALLEAQCQEMKPNLGSIAEYKKKEELYLKRVAELDDITNERDKFRQAFEDLRKQRLNEFMAGFNVITNKLKENYQMLTLGGDAELELVDSLDPFSEGIMFSVRPPKKSWKKIFNLSGGEKTLSSLALVFALHHYKPTPLYFMDEIDAALDFKNVSIVAFYIYEQTKNAQFIVISLRNNMFEMADRLIGIYKTHNTTKSVVTNPKVIAAKALAALGMPAGTAAQQEEPLPAVPAALPL, from the exons TTAAATAGAGTTAAAatggtggaaaaagaaaaggatgcCTTGGAAGGGGAGAAGAATGAAGCCATTGAATTTCTCTGCTTGGAAAACAaggtgtttaaagaaaagaatcacATCTGCCAATACTATAT CCATGACCTGAAGAAACGAATCAGTGACCTGgaaacacagaaagagaaaatcaacgaagagaaaaaagagataaatgaGAAAAGCAGTAAACTTGCAGATGAGATGAAAACCAAGAATAAGGCTGTCAAAGACCTTGAAAA gAAAATTAGTAAAATTGCAAAGTTTgtagaggaaaataaagaaaaatttacTCAATTGGATTTGCAGGATGTTAAAGTAAGGGAAAATCTGAAACATACCAAGAGCAAGGCTAAAAAACTGGAGAAGCAACTTcaaaaggacaaagaaaag GTGGAAGAACTGAAAAGTGTACCCTCCAGCTGTGAAAAAGCTATCAGGGAAGCCACATCTAAGAAAGAGCTTCTTGAACaggcaaaagagaaagaagaagaaaagctcaAGCAGGTGATGGACAACCTTAAGGATGAGACACGAggacttcaggaagaaaaagag GGCAAGGAGAAAGAACTGATTGAGTTTAGTAAAGCTGTGAATGAGGCACGTTCAAAGATGGATTTAGCTCAGTCAGAGCTTGATATCTATCTCAGCCGTCACAATACTGCTGTGTCTCAGCTGAACGAGGCAAACGAGGCTCTGGTGACTGCTTCGGAAACTcttaagaaaaggaaagctgtTATCAAAGAGCTAGAGAAAACATTACCCCAAGCTGAACAGGAACTGAAGGAG AAGGAGAATCTGCTGGAGAAGCTGGGAAGGGAAGAATCGGGTGCCAGGGATCTGATTCGAGATCTGCGTCAAAAAGTGGAAGAAGCCAAAAGTTCTTTAGCACAGAGTCACAGTCGAGGAAAAGTGCTTGAGGCTCTGCTTCAGCAGAAGAAGTGTGGGAATATCCCTGGGCTCTATGGCAGGCTG GGGGACTTGGGAGCCATCAATGAGAAGTATGATGTGGCAGTCTCGTCCTGCTGCGGTGCCCTGGACTACATCGTCGTTGACACCATCGACACAGCCCAGCACTGTGTGAACTTCTTAAAGGCAGAAGGAATTGGGGTGGCCACCTTCTTAGCCCTGGACAAA ATGGCtgtatgggaaaaaaaaatgcagaagatcTCCACCCCTGAGAACGTCCCTCGGCTGTTTGATATGGTGACAGTGAAAGACGAGAAGATGCGCCAGGCCTTCTACTTCGCCCTACAGGACACCCTGGTAGCCAGCAACTTGGAAGAAGCCACCAGAATAGCAttccagaaagagaaaaggtggAGAGTGGTAACGCTGCAAGGACAGATTATTGAGCAGTCAG GAACGATGACTGGTGGTGGAGTTAAAGTCAAGAAGGGCAGAATGGGTTCCTCAGTCGTAATGGATGTTTCAGAAAAAGAG ATCAATGAAATGGAatctcagctgcagaggaatTCGAAAAGAGCAGTGCAGTGCAAAGAAGAGAAATTGCAACTCGAAGAAGCTGTAGAAAAACTGCAACAAGATGTGAGGGAAATGAGAAGTACTTTAAAGAAGTACACAGCCAGTATCCAG CATTTGTGTGATCAAGAAATCCATCTGAAAACCCAAGTGAAGACATTTGAAGCAAACGTAATTGCTGCTGCTCCAGACAAAGTCAAACAGAAGGAACTGGAAAGAGCCCTTTCTGGTTATAAAGAAG ATTACTCCGGCcttgctgaggcagctgggaaaatggaaagtGAAGTCAAACGATTGCATAACCTCATCCTCGAGATCAATAGCAACAAACTTAAAGCACAACAAGACAAACTTGATAAGATCAACAAGGAGATAGATGAGTGCACTTCAAGCATTACCAAAGCCAAGGTGGCTGCCAAGACTGCGGACAG GAACCTGAAAAAGTCTGAAGACTCTGTTCTTCGCACGGAGAAGGAAATTGAAGTTAATGAGAAAGCAATTAAAGACTTAACAGAAGAGCTGACTACGCTGGAAGACAAAGCTACTGAGGTTATGAACGAATGCAGGCAAGCTGAA GAGGCGCTGCCAGTGGCTCAGGAGCAGCATCGCAGCTTACTCCGGGAGATTGAAGCTCTCCAAGATGATGAACACACACTTCAAAAGGAGGCTCTTAACGTTAAGCTGAAGATTGAACAAATTGACAGTCACATTTCTGCACACCAGTCAAAGGTTAAATACTGGCACAAAGAG ATGTCCAAGTTATCACTGCACCCCATAGAAGATAAGCCCCCTGAAGAACTGCCTGTGCTAAgtcaggaggagctggaggccaTCAAGGATCCAGATGTGATCACTAATCAGATCGCCCTCCTGGAAGCCCAGTGTCAGGAAATGAAACCCAACCTCGGGTCTATTGCAGAGTATAAGAAGAAG GAAGAGCTCTACTTGAAACGTGTGGCTGAGCTGGACGACATCACCAACGAGCGAGACAAATTCCGCCaggcttttgaagaccttcgGAAGCAAAGGCTGAACGAATTCATGGCAGGATTTAATGTGATAACAAACAAACTGAAGGAGAACTACCAGATGCTGACGTTGGGAGGGGATGCTGAGTTAGAGCTTGTGGACAGTCTGGATCCCTTCTCGGAGGGAATCATGTTTAG TGTCCGGCCTCCAAAGAAAAGCTGGAAGAAGATCTTTAACTTGTCAGGAGGAGAGAAGACTCTCAGCTCGCTGGCTCTGGTCTTTGCCCTCCACCACTACAAGCCAACGCCACTTTACTTCATGGACGAGATCGATGCTGCGCTCGACTTCAAGAACGTCTCCATTGTGGCCTTTTACATATAC GAGCAAACCAAGAATGCGCAGTTCATCGTCATCTCCCTGCGCAACAACATGTTTGAGATGGCAGACAGGCTAATTGGCATCTACAAGACTCACAACACCACCAAGAGCGTGGTCACCAACCCCAAAGTGATCGCGGCCAAGGCGCTGGCGGCCCTGGGCATGCCAGCCGgcactgcagctcagcaggaggAGCCCCTGCCTGCCGTTCCTGCTGCCCTTCCCCTCTAA
- the TRIM59 gene encoding tripartite motif-containing protein 59, with protein MHHLEEELTCSICYGIFEDPRVLPCSHTFCRNCLEGVIQLSSNFSIWRPLRVPLKCPNCRSIVEIPAAGTESLPVNFALKAIIEKYQQEDHSDVATCSEHYRQPLNVYCLLDRKLVCGHCLTIGKHNGHPIDDLQSAYRKEKETSGRILEQLTDKHWTDVCLLIEKLQEQKSQCESVVRDDKKVVVQYFKKLSDTLEHKKQALLTALDEINTRIGEEYEPLIEKLKRIREEQLELMSLNKSIQTEESPLVFLEKVDDMHQRIKALKEKQLPDVKPVEIYPRIGHLLKDVWSRTEVGQINKVLTPKIKLIPKRKLCSKGRGKEGRESNELLPAVSPLAVLLLLVLAAVTLLSFHQPVSVLLEAAPACVSDFVLLTYQDLHAHVQHMGDVLCRVFDLLGEFLGRIVSLGPFQ; from the coding sequence ATGCATCACTTGGAGGAGGAGTTAACGTGTTCCATCTGCTATGGCATATTCGAAGACCCCCGTGTCCTGCCTTGTTCCCACACATTCTGCAGGAACTGTCTGGAGGGCGTTATTCAGCTGTCCAGCAACTTCTCCATTTGGAGACCCCTGAGGGTCCCTCTGAAGTGTCCCAACTGCAGGAGTATCGTGGAAATTCCTGCTGCTGGTACCGAATCGTTGCCTGTCAACTTTGCGTTGAAAGCTATTATTGAGAAATACCAACAGGAGGATCACTCTGACGTGGCGACCTGCAGTGAACACTACCGGCAGCCGCTGAACGTTTACTGTCTGCTGGACAGAAAGCTGGTCTGTGGCCACTGCCTCACCATAGGCAAGCACAACGGTCACCCCATAGATGACCTTCAAAGTgcctacaggaaagaaaaggagacttcTGGAAGAATTCTCGAGCAGCTCACAGATAAACACTGGACTGACGTGTGTCTGCTGATTGAGAAGCTGCAAGAGCAGAAGTCCCAGTGCGAAAGTGTCGTTCGGGATGACAAAAAAGTGGTGGTACAGTATTTTAAGAAACTTAGCGATACCTTGGAGCACAAAAAACAAGCTCTGCTGACTGCGCTGGATGAGATCAACACACGCATCGGGGAGGAGTACGAGCCTCTCATCGAGAAGCTGAAAAGAATCAGGGAAGAACAACTGGAGTTAATGTCACTGAACAAATCGATTCAAACTGAGGAGTCCCCGCTCGTTTTCCTTGAGAAAGTGGATGATATGCATCAGCGTATAAAAGCTttgaaagagaagcagctgccGGATGTGAAACCCGTGGAGATTTATCCGAGGATTGGGCATCTACTGAAAGATGTGTGGTCTAGAACTGAGGTGGGACAGATCAACAAGGTCCTCAcaccaaaaataaaactgattcCGAAAAGGAAGTTATGCAGCaagggcaggggaaaggagggcaGGGAGTCCAACGAGCTGCTGCCGGCCGTGAGCCCGCTGgcagtcctgctgctgctggtgctagCAGCGGTGACTCTGCTCTCCTTCCATCAGCCCGTGTCGgtgctgctggaagctgctcCCGCCTGCGTGTCAGATTTTGTGCTGCTCACTTACCAAGATCTCCATGCCCATGTGCAGCACATGGGGGATGTGCTGTGCCGTGTGTTTGATTTACTGGGCGAGTTTTTAGGGAGAATCGTTTCTCTTGGTCCATTTCAATGA